In the genome of Brachypodium distachyon strain Bd21 chromosome 3, Brachypodium_distachyon_v3.0, whole genome shotgun sequence, the window ATACACCGAAGCTTTGTCCGCTTCGTGACCGCAATCAGAATGTGACACAAACACAATATTCCGGGTAAAACAAAGAATCGCGTTTATTATTAAGACGAGATTATTACTACCTTCGCTCTTAATTGTAACATTATCGATTACTGTACTACTTCCGTTCTTAAATGTAAGATGCTATAACTTTGTATTAAGTCAAACATTCTAATACATGattaaatttatagaaaatacATTATCATTTATCATACACGTGTAAGGACGATATGATATGGAAATATAATCACAACGGATTTGATAAAACTAACATAAAGAGGTAAGTATCTTGTAAACAACTGACATTGAACCTTCTCCTTTCCCTTCAAGGTCCTTGTCCAGAATCCCTATTCCCTTTGTGCTAGAATCCTCAAAACCAGATATTTCCCTAGATGCGATGTTTTGGAGGCGACACCAACCGCGGGCATTTCATATACTTGGAGAAGCATTTTGAAAGGGATTCATACTCTGAAATTGGGCCTGATTTGGCGCGTGGGAGTTGGTCGAACTATAAAAATCTGGGAGGACCCATGGATTCCGAGAGACAGCACTAGGAAACCAATTACGCCGAGAGGTAATTCTAATTATCCGTCCTTGGTGTCTGATCTGATTGCCCCGCTGTGTGGAGTTTGGGATGAACATCTCATCAGGCATGTTTTTTGGGAGGAGGATGCTGACTTGATTCTTAAAATTCCAATCCACCTTGCCTTCAGTGATGTAGTGGCATGGCATCCTGATCCAAAATGGCTCTTTTCTGTAAAATCCGCTTACCACTTAACTGCTGCCAACGAAGAAAAAGAGAGTACTAACGGGGGCGGCGGCTCTGCTAGCGAGCTGGGGGGTCAAATTTTGTGGAATAAGCTCTGGAATTCTTGCGTCCCTAACAAGACCAAACATTTTCTCTGGAGGCTGGCCCATAACACGATTGCAGTGAGAATGAACCTGAGATATAAAGGCATGGACATCGATTCTAATTGTTTGTTCTGTAGTTGCAAGTTTGAAGACACAGGCCATCTGCTGTTCAAGTGTAAGCAAGTGAGACAGTTGTGGAGAGGTCTTGGTATGGAGGAAGAGAGGCTTGTGTTCAGTACGAAAACCAATGCCCATGATGTTTTTGAGATCCTTCTGAATATGAATTATGGTAAGCTTGCCCTGGTTGCCTTCCTGTTGTGGAACCGGTGGCTGCAAAGAAATAAAGTGCGGGATGGCGAGTCCTTGCGCCCTGTCGAAGACCTTATTTTCTCTGTCAGAAATCAAACCAGCTCCTTTTTGGAAACTTCTGAGAAAACCaacagcagaagcagcagacTCTTAACAATGTGGCAGAAACCTAAGATGGGGTGGATTAAAATTAACTCTGATGGATCCTTTATTGCGGAATCTAACAGTGGAGGCTAGGGTGCTGTTCTGCGAGACTGCAATGGAGATGTGGTGGCGTGCGGGGCTGGGAATCGAACTCATTTGCTGAGTGCTCTTCAGTCTGAAACTCTGGCTGCTAATCAAGGCGTGAAGATGGCCATCGAGCTGGGCATCCAGAGAATTGTGCTGAAAACTGACTCTTTGATCCTCAAGGCAACTCTGCTCTCATCGACCACTGACAAGTCTCTTATTTCTATGGTGATTGAAGAAACCAAGGAGCTCCtggcctctcttttttctaatTTCCAAGTTGTTAATTGTGGTAGGAGCTGTAACTCTGTAGCACACAGTTTGGCTTCTGTTGGATCAAGCTTCGTCCACCGGTTAATGCATCTTTgcattccaaaaaggtgtccAAGGAACTTGCATCTTGGCATTTCTGATTAGACAGATGTGACCACTTCACTATCCCAGTACcaacaaatatttttcttacatCTATATTAATCGTTAGACCGGCTCTTGTTCAAATATTAAAATTAGAATATCAGATTAGGCACGTgaccataaaaaaaatcaacaaatgTCGTAAGTACTAAACTTCCAGTTTCACTGAAAAGTAAAAACATCAAACCGCTTTTCTTAGATCATGTTAATTATTGACACGATGAAAACACACGATGAAAACacttactccctctgattctaaattattgactcaaatttgctcaaatatgaatgtatctatttttaaaaagtgtaACATGTAATAatttcgataacaatttaggacGGGAGGGAGAGTACTCCGAAGCAAATTCGTTCCAATTTCTAAAATTTACTCTTAGCtaagataaaataaaatcccaTTCTCCCGTTTCTTCGCTGGGAAGCTTTTGCTTTGGAAGCCGGAAGAGGCGAAAAAGTCTGAACACCCCTCTTTCCACCACCACTTCATTATTCACCACTCTCTACCCACCCACCGTCCGCTGCCGTCGCCGATGacccccgccaccgccaccgccgccgccattgacTCCGCCCTGTCCCCGCACGCCGCTCCCTTCACCCTCCCCTACCGCTCGGCCTGCGCCCCTCCCGGTCTCCTCCAGGATGGTAAACCTAAGCCTCCCTCCCATCCCTATCCTCGTCTTGTTTATCTCCGCCGGCGCTCTGGTGCTCCGCTTCTTGTCTGGTCTGCGCGTCAATTGCGTTCCCTGTGTTATGTTAGAGGATGCGAATCCGATTGCGTTAGGTCGCTACGTTTATTTTAATCTTGCGGCGCTGGCCTGTATAGCTCGGCGAAAGATTTGACCTTTGTGCGGTTCTTGGGTGGTTGGGAGGATTGTGGTCTGGAGTGGTAGGCCAAGAATCGGTGGATCCTTGGTTGATTTATGGTTGTATATCTGTCCGTTTTCTAGTTAAAGTATTCAGGCATGCATCGGTTATCTTCGGAATTTATGGATGTACTAGTAGTTGTAACGTTTTCTTTCGCTCTGTCAGTCTGCCACTAGATTTATGACTTCATCCCATGACTATCCCCAATCAGCACAATACTAATTTGGACGGgatgcttttgttttttgttgggCTACATTAGTTTGTAGTAGTCATTGTTTGCACAACGAACTGCGAAGACATTGAGTGTGCATTACCGATGCGCAGGTGATGTTTCTAGTTCGACGGATGGTAGCTTCGTGGTGTGTGCggaagagaagaaagcaaGGGATCCCCAATCAGCATCATGCCTTTTGACAAAATCAAGTGGCACTGTTTATCCACCCTCTACATATGGAATGCAGGCTGGACAGCTGAGTTCATGGCCAGGACTCTGTGTGGATGCCTATGGCTCCTCAACATCGGTCAGGATAACATCCAGTTATGAGCAGCAAAGTTCCTTGATATCAGGAAACAGGAGCAAATGTTCAACAGTGAAGATTGAAAGGCCACCAAATAAAACATCAGACACTAACAATGCCAGCTGTGGTCCTAGGAGCAAGTTGGTTATAGCAGAAAACCCTAAATCCAAAGACACTGGGAAAGAAATATCATTTACCAGAACTTTACAAGTCAAAAATCCTGTCGATGGCAAGGACAATTCACAAGGTACCATTATCTGCTCCAAGGTGGAAAATCCCGTGTTCAATGGGAAGCCTCTTTGTATTCCAACTACATCTGCTAATCCATGCAGCTTTGTGGCTGATGACGTGAAGCCAGATCCATCGGACTGTTCTGTGGATTCACCATGTTGGAAAGGAGCTTCAGCTTCTCGTCAGTCTCCGTTTGATGTTCGTCAAACACCTGCTCCCCAGTCAGCTAATCAAGAATTAGAAGCCGTTAGTGCTGGACAGAAACAAAGCTCTAGCACTTTTCAACATTATGAAGCTCCAGTGGAGCTTCAAATATCAGCCAGTAGTAAAACTAAGCATGACCACTCCCAATCCTATCCTGAAGTGTCTGTGTCAATGAAATCCAGAGGTATAAGTATAGAGCAGACAAAAGATTCCCATGGGAAGGAGCGTGAGTGTGCAGACCAATGTGCAGCAAAATCCGAAACCAAGCAGAAGCACCTGTTGGTACTGCGAGATAATCACGTGAAGCGATCTAGTCTAAACTCCGCCGCTCCGGATTTTGTACCTTCATCAATTGGGAAACCAAAAATTGGCAAAGGTCTACCCAACTCCTCTGTAGTTCTATATGATAGCACCTGGTGCTTGATATATAAAGTTAGCAGTTCCATCTTATGCATACATAATATGTTAACTTTTTGACACATTACAGGACCCTGTTCTTCAACAGGAAGGAGTATATCGGGAGTTCTCAAAGCGATTGAAAATCTGACCGAGGTGTTCCAGAGTAGTTACTCTGAGGATGGAATTGAGCTGGAAGAGCATGACTACATCATCCTCGAATCAGTAATTAGTAATCTTCAGAATTGCcttcataaaaaaagaaaggtgCGCTGTTTCgtggatttttgttttccagtCCTCATTTAGTATGGGCATTCTGTTTAATTTGGATACTTTCTGTTGAGCATACAGACGACCTGCAGCTTGCAGTTTTATGGCTTCTTGCGTTATGCGGAACTATTTTGAATGATTGACATGATACGATAGATCTAAGCTTAAATTTTTatccatttgttttttttgcttcacTTTGAAGTCAATTGCTTCGACTCATGCTAGATGTTTGCCTCTGATGTCCTCTTAGGAGGAATAACTGTGAAACTTTTACTATTATTGCTATTGCACATGTAAGATTAGCAAATTTTATGATTCCTGATGTTGcgaattctttttttttcttgttaacACAAATGATGAACTTTACATGGTAGCTATGCTCCTTGATATTTTTCCCTGTCAacataaagaaataaaaactATTAGAACTTACGGAGCACAATATTACTATGTTATTTAAATAAGTGATCCCATGATAATTTTGTCTCTATTGTTACCAGGGTCCTATTGACGCTGCTTCTGACAAGGCAGGGCTGAAGGCTCCACACCCTCAGACTACAGTTTTAAAATCTGATGCAGGGAAATACAATGGTAGTTATGTCGCAGATGATGGAAAGGGCCTAATTATTGATCGGTTTACTGGTTCTAGTCATATGATCAATGATTTTGGAAGAAGCAGCTTGACACGGGGCCAGGTAACCTTTTATACATTATACACATAATAACTTTTGTTGTTTCTAAATGCACAGAGGGTTGCAGAACCTTTTGTATCTCCCAACAGGTGCAATTTTCACTTTACGTATTAAATTTACTAGCTAAAAGCACGTGCGTTGCTACAGAAATATTAATCAATCTAGTCAATTATAGAGAATATGATACGTATATCTACCATATTAAATGCGTACAATTACATTCGTTTTCTAGCTTTATAGATAATGGCCTCAATTAAGtgaattgacgaccaccaactcagatgAAGTAAAGAAAAAGGTCCAACTATTTTTTAGAAGACATGTGCAGAAGAATTTGCTCTTTTAACCTACCCTGTGGCAGGTCCAGCATGATTTGATGAAAACTTGCTTACAATACTTAAATAGTTTAACTAAATTTGCtccatgcaattttttttttgcctatCCTGTGATAAGTCTAGCAGGATTTGGTGAGAAATCACGTAGAATACTTAAATAGCTTAACTAAAATTTCTGTTGCATTTTCTTATCAAACTATTCTTAATGGTTGACCAGCCTTCACTCAACAATGTTCCAAAGAAGATATCCGCCGAGGAAGAACATCCACAGGTTCTTGTCTATAAGAATCTCTGGATTGAAGCGGAGCGTGCAAATTGTGAGTTGAAGTACCAACTGAAGCACACTTGTATAAAAATAGACCTAGAGTCCAGCATGGCTCCTGCTAGTGCTCCAAGAAAGAACTATTTCCAAGTATCTGATCTGAGTACTGATCCAGTTAATCTATATGGAGCTTCCTTAGCTCACCCGCCGATGCTGAGCTTTCACAAGCAGCAGCCTGCTGGAGAGACATCAGGATCAAGCAGCAGTCAAAATCTCATTTACCCTGGCGACTGCATTCTGTCAGGAGGCAACAGTGCTCTTAGCTGTTCTCCAAGCACCAAACGCTACTCTACTCTGCAGAAGAATCTGCAGCGTGGTCATGTTCTGACAGGCCAGGAAGAAACCATCACACATCATAATGCACATTCCGGGCTGCAACCAGCGCCAAATAGAGCTCGCCAGGAGTTGAACGGAAGCACTTTGGATGGCGCGTCCTCCCGCTCATACATCGGCCGAAGAGATGACATTTTTCTTGGCAATTCTGAGTACGGCTCATCGGACTGGGAGCACGTGCTAACAGAAGAAATCGGCTGGAGCTGATGGCATCTGCCAGCTTAGAAAGGTGTTACCTGTACATATATGAGGAAGTAGGATTTCCGGAAGCCAGGGGATCTGGCTATATTTTGGTTGCTAACCAAGGCTGACGAAAATGGTGCGTTTCAGCTGGCGAAAAACACTGCCCCCTTTTGACTTTTTATCAAGCACATCTTGCCTTAGAAACAGTGGTTGTATATTTTGGTCCTACTTGGATGCTACTAAGCAGTATCTTGTTCTTTGGCACACAATTAATTAAGTGCATAGTTCTGTTCCACTGTGCTCCTAATGGCCGATCCTACAACAGCATGTACTACAATGTGTGCCAGGGCATTCATTGTGTACCATCTATATCAAATATTTGGCCAACGTATTCAAAGTTTCAAACtacaaataaaaatgtatgtatatgaAAATCCAGTAGTAAATATCATGCACGCCTGTAAATTCTGGCCGACAAAATGTGCATGCATAGATGAAGAGAAGAAATCAAGGGTCTTCAAATTACAGAAGGTGTATCATTCAATCCTGATGATCATCAGTACATCTTCATAAAGCTCATATATAGCTAATTCAACTTGTATAATCTTATGACTATACTCCTTTTTTTCTAAATTAATCGTTAAACAGCAAAGGCAAGACGGAAGCAACCAAATCAACAACTATCTACCGGGAACAAGAGGAAACTAAATAAATCATCAGCTAAATTCAGGATCAAGAAGCAGTCATCTTCCCCACCCCACTAGAACGAAATCTATATTCAaactcatcatcatcatcagcttGTTATGATCAAAAGCAGATTCATCAATCTCTTCCTGCAATGCATCCTTCCACATCATCCCAACCCCTGTCCTCcttcctcgtcgtcttccccggcgccggtgccaCACTCTACATTCACCCCAAAGAGCCTGAAgctcctcggcggcggtgaCTCTGCGACGGCCTCGCCGTGACAGATCATCGTCGACGTCCCACGGCCGAACAGCCGTGGCTGTGCTGGCCCGGCATCGGCGTCGGAGCCGAAGACGATGTCGTGGCGGCGGCATGGCTGGCGGTGGCGGTAGCCGATGAAGTAGCGTCCGCCGGAGCGGGTGAAGGAGATGGTGTCGCCGGCTGAGAGCCGCTTCTCCCTGACGAAGCGGCTCCACCCTCTGGTGATGACGTAGCTCTGGCTGCTCCCCCAGTAGGAGTACCGGAaccgccacgccgccgtcctcccggcagcgccggcggcggcgtcctcgaAGCACAGTTCCGtcatccccgccgccgccattggcGGGAAGTGGCGCTCGGCGTGCTGCTTGGGCACGACGAGGCGGTTGAGCTTGCCGACGTCGCTGGGGGTCACCACCTTGTCGAACAAGTGCTCCAGCTCTCCTTCACCTACAGCTTCTCCTTGCTGGTAATGGACATCAACAaggtcgtcttcttcttcttcttcatggcTTCTTTCTTGAGCAGTGGCTTCTTCCATGATCATCAGTGTAGTAGCATATATGGGTTTATTGTTCTAGGCTTCTAGCTGGGAAGAAAGATTGATTCTGGTTTTGGCTTTTGGAGTAATTCTTTGGGTGGATCTTTCTTGGATCTGAGGTGGTGCGTGCAATGGAAGAACTAATATGGTTTCGGCTGGCATGCAAGGGGAGGAATCCCACCTACCTAGCTACCTTAGCTAGCTTCATGGATCATATGTATTGATGTGTGTTCTTGACACAGATCTTTGATGAGTTGACTGATGGCTGGCCAGAGAGGAGACTTAATTGGTACAGCTAGCTAGGAGGAAGATGTATGCATGAAAGACTAGCACAACGCCACGCTAGTGCGTCCGTCGCGGACTAAAAAACATACTCACTCTTCCTACCGTACCAGATCAACAACACTTGTTATATATATGGATCAGAGTGAGTAGAAGTCATGACCTTGACCGTTCATCTAGATCCAACGGGTGATATTGTGTGAAATGATGGACCACCGCTATCAATTGAAATCTTCGTGGGGTCTAAAGATCAAGGAGCTCTTTCTTGCAAGGAGAGGTACCTAAGGGCATCCACAACGCTATAGTGAGAAAATAGCGcgctatttaaaaccatgCATAGATCTTATTGGCACTGGTGCTAAATTTCAGTTTCGGTACAACGTAGATGATGCCAAATATTCATGCAGATAGGACCCACCAAAACAATAAACTATTCAAATAATTCTACCCAGCTCTTTtccccttctcttcctccacgGTCCACTCAAGTAGCCCAACGCCGCGCATGCGCTCGCCCCTCGCCTCCTCTGCGCCCAACGCTGCCACCGCCATTTTCCacctccgcccgcgcccgacGGCGTGTGCGCCCGCCCCACACGCCTGTGCACCATCGctcgcctgcgcctgcgcccgcctcctcctagCACGGGCCAGCCGCTGTCGTCTGCCGTGCCGGTACCACCTGCTGGTTGCGCCCAACTCACCGTCGCCCCTCCGGTCTCTGTCTCCCTCCGATTCTCCGGTGTCCATTTCTCTCGGTATCTTGCGGCGGTTGTCGATTTGTTTATTCACCAGCCCAAATTAGGAACCAGAGCAGCTATTTGCTCCGCAATTTGGCACCGGTCTCACAATGTTAAAAAACGGTGCCAAATGCCAAATAGCTATTTGACATCTCTATTTGGCACAGATTATGGAGGTCCTTTGTCCTTTCTACGGTTTGCAGGGGCAAGAGAGGATGCAAGGTGACAATAATATAGTAAATTTGTTGACCAACTTCATTTGAATACCATCTCGATATGCACGCAACTTGTTGCTACGTGAGTACGTAGTAAACTAGCTAGGTCATGTCAACTACATgtaatattattattttttggttGCTGCTTAGCTTATAACCAAGTGGGAATTGAGTGCATTTTACCAGGTCAACAACTTTTGCATAAATTACAGCAAGTAACAAGGGAAAGTTAAACTTGGTCGATTAAGTCTATGCATGGCAAATTAATTGACTAGGTGTGACGTCACCCCCTGGTTACTTGTGACGTCATGCACGTTCCCCATGTGACGTGGCTATTTGGAAGAAAGATTTTTGTTTTAGCAGATTGTTGCGTGCAATAGGTGACAGGCTACTAAAACTATATGGGCAGAACTTAGAGAAGATCAGGCACCAGATGTAAAATGTTCCAAAAGAAATTGCACACGTATATGTTCGAGTTCTCTGCATTCTGTTAAAAGCAAGTTTAAAAACTTTAAATTTCTCATTTACAGCATTAAATTGATTTTCTATGCAAACATaatatgcatttttttgtaaactttttaatattttttattttgttgttcgtCCTGGATGAGCACCTTGCCCTGTCGCTGTCATTCATTCGCTTAGGATGCGGGCAAAATTGTTTTGCTTGCCCGATGAAAATAACTTTACAAGTATTGATTGCTTTATTCAGAAATATATTTTATCGCCTTTTTCTTGTTAGATATCGACAGGGAAATATGGTATATGGAGTAGAAGAAAAGGAGTCAACCAAGTTTTGATGGGGAAAATCCTTGCAGGGGAAAACTTTACAGAAAAATTAGGGATTTAGAAAGGAATCATTAAATCATCCTATGCGCCATACAGGAGGTACAAATAGACAACATGTGTTCAAACTCGCGAAGCAAAAACCGATTTCGGAGTCCATTCAAACAAAACCCGGCACAAAAGGATTCGGAGTTATCAACATTGTTCACAAATAGGCCAAGTTCAGGTTAGATCAACGACCACTGGATGATTCATCTACTTCTCTA includes:
- the LOC104583558 gene encoding uncharacterized protein LOC104583558 isoform X2 yields the protein MTPATATAAAIDSALSPHAAPFTLPYRSACAPPGLLQDGDVSSSTDGSFVVCAEEKKARDPQSASCLLTKSSGTVYPPSTYGMQAGQLSSWPGLCVDAYGSSTSVRITSSYEQQSSLISGNRSKCSTVKIERPPNKTSDTNNASCGPRSKLVIAENPKSKDTGKEISFTRTLQVKNPVDGKDNSQGTIICSKVENPVFNGKPLCIPTTSANPCSFVADDVKPDPSDCSVDSPCWKGASASRQSPFDVRQTPAPQSANQELEAVSAGQKQSSSTFQHYEAPVELQISASSKTKHDHSQSYPEVSVSMKSRGISIEQTKDSHGKERECADQCAAKSETKQKHLLVLRDNHVKRSSLNSAAPDFVPSSIGKPKIGKGRSISGVLKAIENLTEVFQSSYSEDGIELEEHDYIILESVISNLQNCLHKKRKGPIDAASDKAGLKAPHPQTTVLKSDAGKYNGSYVADDGKGLIIDRFTGSSHMINDFGRSSLTRGQPSLNNVPKKISAEEEHPQVLVYKNLWIEAERANCELKYQLKHTCIKIDLESSMAPASAPRKNYFQVSDLSTDPVNLYGASLAHPPMLSFHKQQPAGETSGSSSSQNLIYPGDCILSGGNSALSCSPSTKRYSTLQKNLQRGHVLTGQEETITHHNAHSGLQPAPNRARQELNGSTLDGASSRSYIGRRDDIFLGNSEYGSSDWEHVLTEEIGWS
- the LOC112271427 gene encoding uncharacterized protein LOC112271427, with the protein product MGLYLAKMPMQVRPTLYQQASAIHEAQAHTPKLCPLRDRNQNVTQTQYSGCDVLEATPTAGISYTWRSILKGIHTLKLGLIWRVGVGRTIKIWEDPWIPRDSTRKPITPRGNSNYPSLVSDLIAPLCGVWDEHLIRHVFWEEDADLILKIPIHLAFSDVVAWHPDPKWLFSVKSAYHLTAANEEKESTNGGGGSASELGGQILWNKLWNSCVPNKTKHFLWRLAHNTIAVRMNLRYKGMDIDSNCLFCSCKFEDTGHLLFKCKQVRQLWRGLGMEEERLVFSTKTNAHDVFEILLNMNYGKLALVAFLLWNRWLQRNKVRDGESLRPVEDLIFSVRNQTSSFLETSEKTNSRSSRLLTMWQKPKMGWIKINSDGSFIAESNSGG
- the LOC112271428 gene encoding putative B3 domain-containing protein Os08g0157700; amino-acid sequence: MIMEEATAQERSHEEEEEDDLVDVHYQQGEAVGEGELEHLFDKVVTPSDVGKLNRLVVPKQHAERHFPPMAAAGMTELCFEDAAAGAAGRTAAWRFRYSYWGSSQSYVITRGWSRFVREKRLSAGDTISFTRSGGRYFIGYRHRQPCRRHDIVFGSDADAGPAQPRLFGRGTSTMICHGEAVAESPPPRSFRLFGVNVECGTGAGEDDEEGGQGLG
- the LOC104583558 gene encoding uncharacterized protein LOC104583558 isoform X1 translates to MTPATATAAAIDSALSPHAAPFTLPYRSACAPPGLLQDGDVSSSTDGSFVVCAEEKKARDPQSASCLLTKSSGTVYPPSTYGMQAGQLSSWPGLCVDAYGSSTSVRITSSYEQQSSLISGNRSKCSTVKIERPPNKTSDTNNASCGPRSKLVIAENPKSKDTGKEISFTRTLQVKNPVDGKDNSQGTIICSKVENPVFNGKPLCIPTTSANPCSFVADDVKPDPSDCSVDSPCWKGASASRQSPFDVRQTPAPQSANQELEAVSAGQKQSSSTFQHYEAPVELQISASSKTKHDHSQSYPEVSVSMKSRGISIEQTKDSHGKERECADQCAAKSETKQKHLLVLRDNHVKRSSLNSAAPDFVPSSIGKPKIGKGPCSSTGRSISGVLKAIENLTEVFQSSYSEDGIELEEHDYIILESVISNLQNCLHKKRKGPIDAASDKAGLKAPHPQTTVLKSDAGKYNGSYVADDGKGLIIDRFTGSSHMINDFGRSSLTRGQPSLNNVPKKISAEEEHPQVLVYKNLWIEAERANCELKYQLKHTCIKIDLESSMAPASAPRKNYFQVSDLSTDPVNLYGASLAHPPMLSFHKQQPAGETSGSSSSQNLIYPGDCILSGGNSALSCSPSTKRYSTLQKNLQRGHVLTGQEETITHHNAHSGLQPAPNRARQELNGSTLDGASSRSYIGRRDDIFLGNSEYGSSDWEHVLTEEIGWS